The genomic interval CGAGCCCCCCAGCCGCCCATGCCACTTGCATCCCCAGGTATTCCGAAGACGACGTTGGCTCTATCTCCCATCGAAGCGTGCCCGCGTGCGTATGCGACCGATTCCTCCACCGCCTCGATTGTCGTGACGTGGCCGGGATCGACAAGCATCGCGTTGCCGTTGATGTTCGTAACGGCGGCAATCGGAACGAAATGGTGGAGACCGTCGGCAAACCCTTCGCGGGTGAGCTCGACGACATAGTCCATGACCTGATCCACCGTACCGATATGGAGTCCGTGAGTGTCAGCCACTGTCATACCGTGCTTGATTTGCTGAGCTGTGAACATTGCGACTTCCTTCTTGGATATAGCCAACCGGATTAAGCTTGATAACGGCGGTCGAAGATTGGCCTGACGCGCCGCCACGAAATTTGTCGTGACGGGGTTAGAAGGCGAAGGCACACGGGTGCAGGGCCGGAAAGTACCTATAGCCGACCTCCGAAATCCATGTGGTCCAGAAGAGCCGTCGCTGATCGCATGTCAATCGCTTGCATCGCCACACTGGATGACGTGTTTGCAAACGACGCTGCCGCAGCGGAAGTAAGTAGATTCCGTCCGTCGTTATCGCACGCGCAGGGCGCTATATAAGAATTGTGATCATGCATTCTGAGCAGTCAGCAATCACGTCCCGACGCCTGGAGGACTCTCAATGTCGTATATGAACGGTAATGGATCCTATTTCTTCTGGGACTGGATTCTGTGGATGGGTTTCATTTATCTGATGTTCTCGAGCATCGGCACTTGGGGTACGCGTATCGCGCGCACCGCAAATTTGACGGATCGCAACGCAAGGATGCTACGACTATCTTGAACGAGCGTTATGCGAGCGGCGAGATCACGCGAGATCAATATCGCGAGATGAAACTGGATATCTCTACCGTTTAAACACGCTTTCGCGATTTGGTCCGCACCGCAGGATTTTCGTCAAACATGCATTTGCGGTTTCAAAACCATTTTGGAAAGAGCGGGGAGCAAATCTGGGCGTCTTGCTGCAAACACAATGCCTTTGCCGTACACCGGTTTGTAGGTACGAACCCAAGTTTCGCGCTGAACCTTTGGTGCATCAAAGTCATACGCTGCTGCTTGCATGGACTGCGATTGAAAACCTCGGCAGGTTGTCGACCGCCAATCGCTAGTAAATAGGTCGCGTGGGATTCAAGCCTGGATCGAATTCGGTGTCTGCCGTGCGCCGGTGTATGCGAGGCCAATTGCCGTCCAATTGCGGATGAACTCGATGAGTATCGCGTCACCTGCACTATCTTGACTTGCCGTTTACCGCTATCCTTCCCGCAATAATAGGTTGCTGCGTCGACCTTCCCACTCCATCGCGATGTTACCGTGCTCATTTCGATAATCTTTGCCTCTTGAGACGATAACCACCGTTTACAGTCGTCGCCGCTTACGGGGCTCGGACCCAGTGCAGCTCGCAATCAGCCTTGAGTGTCCCGACGCCATCCAAGAGATAGCTTGGGTCTAGACGGCTTTTCACATGATCGTTCGACGACCCTTGCTTCGCGCGCTTGCTCGAGCAGTGGATTGGCGATGACTGCCAGCTTTGAACCGTTGCGCAGTTGCGAAATCTCGAGACGGTAAAGGTCGGCCAGACCTGCGTGGGACGCACGCGAAGGTGTCCCGGCGGCCGCAGCGAGCTGTACCATCGTTGCGTGAAGCCGCTGCTCTAAATATTCAATTTCAATCCCAGCGACAGAGTAATCGATCGCAGACGGCCGTGGATCAGCGGTAAGGTCGGACGACATGACTTATATCCTTGCATCAACTCCAGCTGGACGCCAATTGAGCTGGGGCCGACTAGAGATTTTCGATACCTGTGAAAGACGTTGTTCGAAAACCTCGGAAAATACTCACGTCACGGATTTGCCGCGAACAGCATCGCTATAACCTTCCAGAATTTCGAAACCTAAGTGTAGATCTTTGCGGCAGAAGCAAATCAATCTAACGCCGCAACGCTTTCCATTGGCGCGCCCACAACCGCTAGAGCGCTGCCAGCGGCTCAGGGGTAGGCTCAAGCAGCGCGGCGATAGGTGTATTCCGAAACTGAGCGCGCGTGGATTTCATCGTTTTATCTCCCATGCTGTCAGGTCCTATCGGGTCGAAGCATGAGTTGATAAGTAATTAGCGACCGTTCTTTGAATGGAGCGGGTGGTGCGCTGCAAGGGATCTCTTATTACAGGAGCAGCGAAGCCATCTTCGTCGTATCGCCAACAAGGATACTGCCTGCGGCATCGCTCGCGCGTAGCCCGCAATGGCCATCGCCGATCGTTTCGATCTCGCCGGATGTCAGCCCATCCGGATCGCGCGCGGCGACGAGGTAAAGCCCGAACTTCAGCGACGACGACCCGCTATTGAAGGTCAGGACGCTCTTGCCATCAACGCGTTTGCTAATCGGATCTACCGCGGCACCGAGCAATGGCGCCTGCGTCACGCCGGCTCGGCAACCGACGGGCGCATGACAGAAGGCGCGTTTGCGACTTTGGGACGGTCATCGCCGTTCGGCTTCGCGTCCGCGGCCGTTTCCAACAACGCCAGGAAAGGCTTCACGATGTCGATCGGCATCGGGAATACCACCGTCGAATTCTGTTCGGCGCCGATCTCGGTCAGCGTCTGCAGATAGCGAAGCTGCATGGCAGCCGGATTGCTGGACAGGATGGTGGCCGCGTTGACGAGCGTCTGCGATGCTTGGAACTCGGCTTCGGCATGGATTACCTTGGCACGGCGATCACGCTCAGCCTCGGCCTGCTTGGCGATAGCGCGCACCATGTTGTCGGAAAGTTCGACCGTACGAATTTCGACATTGCTGACCTTGATGCCCCAAAGCTCGGTCTGCGCATCAAGGATGCTCTGCACGTCGCTGCTCAGCTTTTTACGCTCCGAGAGCATCTCGTCGAGCTCGTGTTGCCCGAGAACCGCGCGCAGCGTAGTCTGCGCGAGCATGTTGGTGGCGGGCATGTAGTTCTGCACCTGGATGATCGCGTGCTCGGGATTCACTACATTAAAATAGAGCACGGCATCGACTTTCATCGACACATTGTCGCGCGAGATGACGTCTTGGCTTGGGATCTCGATCACTTGAATCCGCAGATCCACGCGCACCATCTGCTGAATGAACGGCATAAGCAGGACGAGGCCGGGGCCCTTGACCCTTTCGAAGCGCCCGAGCGTGAATACCACAGCGCGTTCATACTCGCGCAGAATTCTGATGCTAGCCATAGCGACTATCATCAGGGCGAGCACTAGGGCACAGACTAAATAGAACATGGGGTCAAACATCTGTCGTTCCTGATTGAGTGTGCTCGCGCATCGTCGGACAGATCGGCATCAACCCGACCACGCTTGGGGTAGGTGGTCAGTCGCACCCGACACAGCATCGGAATCTACGCACGTCGGGCCGGCGCTGGCTATTTGGGGTATCGCTGCCTCATGATACCCATGCTCTCACTAGCTTCTCAGCGTCATCCATCGTGTAATCAACTGCGTTCATCGTCTCAATGTGCGTGAGGTCGATCTCGCCGCAAAACGTCACCTCGTGGCTCTGCTGGGTGCGGACCCCATCTGGGTAGTCGTAGTATACTCCGTGCCCGTTACAGGTGACACTAACGGTAATTGTGCGCGGCGATTGTGGAAGCACCCAGGCAGAAACATCATAAATTCTGCCTGCATGATCAAAACTGCGCGTTCTTACGGGTGGGACCGACTCCTGAAATACTGCGGCAGTCATCGTCCCGCACCCGGACTCACATCTTCGAACTCTGCATCCACCGTATGGTCGTCGGAGGGGCCTGACGATGGTTTGCTTTCGTCGGCCCCTGAGGAACCCGAGGCGGCAGCCTTCTGGACAGAGTCTTCGATTCGGATTGCGGCCTCTGCTAGGCGGTCCGTCGCCTGAACAAGGCCCGATTCAGTACCTGCATCGATGGCGGTTCGGACTGCCTCAAGCGCGGTGCGTCCATCGGTTCGATCGCCGGCGGCTATGCTGTCGCCATGCTGGGCTAAAGCGTGCTCGACTTGATGGGTCAACGCATCCGCCTTGTTCTTCG from Sphingomonas paeninsulae carries:
- a CDS encoding DUF2171 domain-containing protein, yielding MFTAQQIKHGMTVADTHGLHIGTVDQVMDYVVELTREGFADGLHHFVPIAAVTNINGNAMLVDPGHVTTIEAVEESVAYARGHASMGDRANVVFGIPGDASGMGGWGAR
- a CDS encoding slipin family protein — its product is MFDPMFYLVCALVLALMIVAMASIRILREYERAVVFTLGRFERVKGPGLVLLMPFIQQMVRVDLRIQVIEIPSQDVISRDNVSMKVDAVLYFNVVNPEHAIIQVQNYMPATNMLAQTTLRAVLGQHELDEMLSERKKLSSDVQSILDAQTELWGIKVSNVEIRTVELSDNMVRAIAKQAEAERDRRAKVIHAEAEFQASQTLVNAATILSSNPAAMQLRYLQTLTEIGAEQNSTVVFPMPIDIVKPFLALLETAADAKPNGDDRPKVANAPSVMRPSVAEPA